In Silene latifolia isolate original U9 population chromosome X, ASM4854445v1, whole genome shotgun sequence, the following proteins share a genomic window:
- the LOC141617316 gene encoding universal stress protein PHOS32-like: protein MSNNQQELQDPELPIPPIRTKPPTSSSSTTTTTSTPRVTVSTPTATATGAFSVDTPTTGAARKIAIAVDLSDESAFAVNWAVDHYIRPGDAVVLLHVRPTSVLYGADWGCVDVSATDAGNEQESHQKLEDDFDAFTTSKAADLAQPLIDAQVPYKIHIVKDHDMKERLCLEVERLGFNAVIMGSRGFGASKKVSNGRLGSVSDYCVRHCVCPVVVVRYPDEKDGNDDDTMHSVAEADEEGLPEEEEEYHDASDERKAAA from the exons ATGAGCAACAATCAGCAAGAACTGCAGGACCCAGAACTCCCAATTCCACCAATCCGAACCAAACCACCAACATCCTCTTcctcaaccaccaccaccacatccACTCCACGTGTCACCGTCTCAACACCTACCGCCACCGCAACGGGCGCCTTCTCCGTCGACACACCCACCACCGGCGCCGCTAGAAAGATCGCTATTGCTGTTGATCTTAGCGACGAGAGTGCTTTCGCTGTTAATTGGGCTGTCGATCATTATATTAGGCCTGGTGATGCGGTTGTGCTTCTCCATGTAAGGCCTACTTCTGTGCTTTATGGTGCTGATTGGGGTTGTGTTGATGTTTCCGCTACCGATGCCGGAAATGAGCAGGAGTCTCATCAGAAGCTTGAGGATGATTTTGATGCCTTTACTACTTCTAAGGCTGCTGATCTTGCTCAACCTCTTATTGATGCTCag GTGCCATATAAGATTCATATTGTTAAAGATCACGACATGAAGGAGAGGCTATGTTTGGAGGTGGAGAGGCTGGGATTTAATGCTGTAATTATGGGAAGCCGTGGTTTTGGTGCTTCAAAGAAAGTAAGCAATGGTAGGCTGGGAAGTGTGAGTGATTATTGTGTTCGCCATTGTGTTTGTCCCGTTGTTGTGGTTCGTTATCCTGATGAGAAGGATGGGAACGACGATGATACTATGCATTCTGTGGCTGAAGCTGACGAAGAAGGTTTGCCAGAGGAGGAAGAGGAGTACCATGATGCCTCTGATGAACGCAAAG CTGCAGCCTGA